From Elephas maximus indicus isolate mEleMax1 chromosome 25, mEleMax1 primary haplotype, whole genome shotgun sequence, the proteins below share one genomic window:
- the OVOL2 gene encoding transcription factor Ovo-like 2 isoform X2, translating to MLNRHLKCHNQVKSHLCTFCGKGFNDTFDLKRHVRTHTGIRPYKCDVCNKAFTQRCSLESHLKKIHGVQQQYAYKQRRDKLYVCEDCGYTGPTQEDLYLHVNSAHPGSTLLKKTSKKLAAILQNKLTSTLQRDASLNEKEK from the exons ATGCTCAACCGGCACCTCAAGTGCCACAACCAGGTGAAGAGCCACCTGTGCACCTTCTGCGGCAAGGGCTTCAATGACACCTTTGACCTGAAGAGGCATGTCCGCACACATACAG GCATCCGCCCCTACAAATGTGACGTTTGCAACAAAGCCTTCACCCAGCGCTGCTCCCTGGAGTCCCACCTGAAGAAGATCCACGGGGTGCAGCAGCAGTACGCGTACAAGCAACGCCGGGACAAGCTCTACGTCTGCGAGGACTGTGGCTACACGGGCCCCACCCAGGAGGACCTGTACCTGCACGTGAACAGTGCCCACCCAGGCAGCACGCTTCTCAAAAAGACGTCCAAAAAACTGGCGGCGATTTTGCAGAACAAGCTGACGTCCACGCTGCAGAGGGATGCCAGCCTGAATGAGAAGGAGaagtga